In Panacibacter microcysteis, the genomic stretch AGAAAGACCGCATTTACGAGGCATGGAACCGTGCAGAATTCAGCGGCGAGCTGCAATGCTGGAACACCACACCAAAAGTGCTCGCCAGAACGCTGGAAAAAGACCTGCCGGAAGTGGAACAGGCGGTACGTGTAGACTGGCAAAACAGCCATCTCTTTAGCGTAGGAGAAAAAAGATTAACCGTAGAAGGTAATATTGTAGATTCAAATTTTCTGCAGGTATTTACGTTCCCGCTTGTAAAAGGCAACCTGAAAACCTGTCTTACAGACCCGCACTCCATTGTACTTACAGAGAAGCTGGCAAAAAAAGTATTTGGTAACGAAGACCCTATGGGCAAGGTTATCAGGATAGATAACAAAGACAATTATACCGTAACAGCTATTGCAAAAGACCTTCCTTCTAATACGCGTTTTGGTTTCGAATATTTATTACCCTGGGCCTTTAAACGTGCACAGGGTGAAGATGATCCTTACTGGGGTAATAACAGCACGAGAACTTATGTACTGCTTAAACCTAATGCATCTGAAGCATCTGCCAATGCAAAAATGAAAGTACTAAAACCAAAGTATGATAAAGATGAACCGAAATGGGAAATGTTTATTTATCCCATCAGCAAATGGCGTTTGTATTCCAGCTTTACCAATGGTAAAGAAGATGGCGGTGGCATGATACAGGTAGTAAGATGGTTTGGCATTATTGCAGGTTTTATACTGCTGATAGCCTGTATCAATTTTATGAACCTGAGCACAGCCCGTAGCGAGAAAAGAGCAAAGGAAGTGGGCATTAGAAAAGTGGTGGGCGCAAAAAAGATCAGTCTCATCAGCCAGTTTATTGGAGAATCTGTCTTACTTGCTTTTGGCGCTGCCGTACTGGCAATCGTTATTGTTCAGTTATGCCTTGATGGTTTTAATACCCTTACTGATAACCGTCTTGAGATAGAATACAGCAACATCAACTTCTGGTTTTCTGCCCTGCTGTTTATCATCTTTACCGGCTTTTTAGCCGGTAGTTACCCGGCATTTTTTCTGTCGTCGTTTCAGCCTGTAAAGGTGCTGAAGGGCACATTTAAAAAGGCCAATGCTTTGGTTACACCACGTAAAGTGCTGGTGGTGCTACAGTTTACCTTTGCCATTATTCTCATTATTTGTACGCTTATCGTTAAGCAACAAATAGACTACGCGCAAAGCCGCGAAACCGGTTACAACAGGAACAACCTTGTATACCACATTTTTACAGGTGATATTGACAAGAACTATTTACTTATCAAAAATGAATTACTGTCATCTGGTATTGCAACAGCAGTAACCAAAACAAGTGCACCTATTACACAAAGCTGGAGTGATGGCTGGGGACAGGAATGGGAAGGCAAAGACCCCAATGATAAAACAGATTTTTACCGGTTTAATGCAGATGAAGGCCTTGGCAAAACGGCAGGTTTAACTTTTGTAAACGGAAGGGATTTCGATCTCAGGCAATTTCCAACAGATTCAACAGGTATGATCATTAATGAGTCTGCATTGAAAGTAATGAAGTTTAAAGACCCGATTGGTAAAATTGTAAAAGACAACGGGCAGGACTGGCATATTGTAGGTGTGATAAAAGATTTCATTCTTACCAATCCGTACGAGCCTACGCGGCCAATGCTGATAGCCGGCGCCAAAGCGTGGTTCCAGACAATGCTGATCAAATTCAACAGCAACAACTCTACAGCTGCCAACCTGAAAAAAGCAGAAACGATTTTCAAGAAGTATAACCCTGAATATCCTTTCGAATACAAATTTGTAGATGAAGAATATGCACGCAAGTTTGAAAATGAAAAACGGCAGGGCACCATGGCAGCCATCTTTGCGGGATTGACCATTTTTATATCCTGCCTCGGTTTGTTTGGTCTTGCTACCTATATGGCTGAGAACCGCATAAAGGAAATTGGTGTACGCAAGGTACTGGGCGCTTCTGTTACGAGCATTACTACCTTACTGTCTAAAGACTTTTTGATATTGGTACTTATTTCGTTTGTTATTGCAGCACCGGTAGCCTGGTGGGCTATGAATTCCTGGCTGCAGAGTTACAACTATCGTGTGCCGATTGCGTGGTGGATATTTGTAATTACACTGCTGTTGTCTGTCTTTATTGCCATTGCAACAGTTAGCTACCAGGCTATAAAAGCCGCGATAGCAAATCCTGTGAAGAGTTTGAGGACGGAATAGGGTTGAGTCAGAGGGGAAAGCGGCGGTGAGTGGTAAAGAGAAAAAGGGAAGCAATATTTAAGTGCGGCAATAAAGAAGATTATTTTAAAAATATTTTACCTGCACTGTAACCTTACGCACTGGTAAACGTTTGACATGAAACACCGCTTATTGCTGACAGTTATATGAGGCAACAATGTAACAACACATCGAAAAGCTGAATAAAGATTTGCAGTACAAGTGAGTGACACAACGAAGACGGGAAAAGATCTGTAGCCCGTTACCAAAAATAATCGCACAAAAAAAAATCACAAACATGAAAAAGTATTTATTGTTTTTACTGGCTGCCTCTTCAACAGCCTTTACCGTTAATGCACAGGATAGCAAAGAACCTTACCTGACACAATCATTAAGCACCGAAACAATTAAGCAGGTAAATGTTGAAACCAGCGGTGGCAGCATTGCGGTAAGTGGCACATCTGCAGGTGAAGCCCGTATTGAAATGTGGGTAAACGCCAATAATATGAAGAACACACTTTCAAAAGAAGAAATTAAAAAACGACTGGAAGAAGATTATGTGGTGAAGATAAATGTATCTGGCAATACACTTACGGCCACTGCTAAAAACAAAAGTAATAACTGGGACTGGAAAAGATCTTTGAGTATTTCATTCAAGATATATGTTCCGTCTAACGTGTCTACCGATCTTAGTACAAGCGGTGGAAGTATTAAACTGAGCGAATTGAACGGTTCACAAAATTTCAGAACAAGCGGCGGCAGTTTGAAAATAGATAAAGTATCCGGAAGGATTGATGGCAAAACAAGTGGCGGCAGCATTACGGTTACCAACTGCAGCGATAACATTGATCTTAGCACAAGCGGTGGTTCTATTACTGCTGATAACTGCAAAGGAAGCATGGAACTTTCTACCAGCGGCGGCTCTTTGCATCTTTCAAATCTTGATGGCACAACGCAGGCAAATACAAGCGGCGGCAGGATAGATGCCGATAACATTAAAGGTAAACTTTCTGCTTCTACCAGTGGTGGCAGTGTACACCTCAGCAACATTCGCGGTACACTTGAAACATCTACCAGCGGTGGCAGTATGGATATTCAGATAGCTGAGCTTGGTGAATATGTAAAAGTGAGCAATTCTGGTGGTGGCATAGATATTATACTTCCTGCAAACAAGGGCCTGGATGTTGACTTACATGGTAACAGGGTGAAAGTAAACCCGATGAACAATTTTAGTGGCGATACTGATGATAACAGTATAAGAGGCACAATGAATGGTGGTGGTACACCTGTAAAAGTACACGCCGGCAGCGGTCATGTAAATGTAACATTCAAATAAAAAAACTTGCTGGTTGTAGTCAACACAGGCAGTTATAATGCAGCTCACAGAGCTGCATTTTTTTTGCACATATTTTTTGGGTTTTGTGTTGCACAAGGTGATGCAGCAAAGGCAAACATCAACCAGCTGTTTTATTTGTATCGATAGTGAACGAAAGC encodes the following:
- a CDS encoding DUF4097 family beta strand repeat-containing protein; this translates as MKKYLLFLLAASSTAFTVNAQDSKEPYLTQSLSTETIKQVNVETSGGSIAVSGTSAGEARIEMWVNANNMKNTLSKEEIKKRLEEDYVVKINVSGNTLTATAKNKSNNWDWKRSLSISFKIYVPSNVSTDLSTSGGSIKLSELNGSQNFRTSGGSLKIDKVSGRIDGKTSGGSITVTNCSDNIDLSTSGGSITADNCKGSMELSTSGGSLHLSNLDGTTQANTSGGRIDADNIKGKLSASTSGGSVHLSNIRGTLETSTSGGSMDIQIAELGEYVKVSNSGGGIDIILPANKGLDVDLHGNRVKVNPMNNFSGDTDDNSIRGTMNGGGTPVKVHAGSGHVNVTFK
- a CDS encoding ABC transporter permease, with translation MFKNFFKVAYRNLFRNKGFTFINIAGLAVGMASAMLILLWIHNEVTYDQFHEKKDRIYEAWNRAEFSGELQCWNTTPKVLARTLEKDLPEVEQAVRVDWQNSHLFSVGEKRLTVEGNIVDSNFLQVFTFPLVKGNLKTCLTDPHSIVLTEKLAKKVFGNEDPMGKVIRIDNKDNYTVTAIAKDLPSNTRFGFEYLLPWAFKRAQGEDDPYWGNNSTRTYVLLKPNASEASANAKMKVLKPKYDKDEPKWEMFIYPISKWRLYSSFTNGKEDGGGMIQVVRWFGIIAGFILLIACINFMNLSTARSEKRAKEVGIRKVVGAKKISLISQFIGESVLLAFGAAVLAIVIVQLCLDGFNTLTDNRLEIEYSNINFWFSALLFIIFTGFLAGSYPAFFLSSFQPVKVLKGTFKKANALVTPRKVLVVLQFTFAIILIICTLIVKQQIDYAQSRETGYNRNNLVYHIFTGDIDKNYLLIKNELLSSGIATAVTKTSAPITQSWSDGWGQEWEGKDPNDKTDFYRFNADEGLGKTAGLTFVNGRDFDLRQFPTDSTGMIINESALKVMKFKDPIGKIVKDNGQDWHIVGVIKDFILTNPYEPTRPMLIAGAKAWFQTMLIKFNSNNSTAANLKKAETIFKKYNPEYPFEYKFVDEEYARKFENEKRQGTMAAIFAGLTIFISCLGLFGLATYMAENRIKEIGVRKVLGASVTSITTLLSKDFLILVLISFVIAAPVAWWAMNSWLQSYNYRVPIAWWIFVITLLLSVFIAIATVSYQAIKAAIANPVKSLRTE